From Rhineura floridana isolate rRhiFlo1 chromosome 5, rRhiFlo1.hap2, whole genome shotgun sequence, a single genomic window includes:
- the LOC133386258 gene encoding thioredoxin domain-containing protein 15-like yields the protein MRQRRDMSWTLAPVMQKLMVNAVRGVLFHLYLILGLLLEQIIDPPVVLEAVHSSSGEDSNSTDSMKTPKVNCEERNITGMTNFTLQILNISQDLMEFLNPNGSDCTLVLFYTPWCRFSASLAPHFNSLPRAFPTLHFLALDASQHSSLSTRFGTVAVPNILLFQGAKPMARFNHTDRTLETLKAFIFNQTGIEPKTDVVVTDEDQAGPLPSTLTRGVDWLLLFSLLFLISFIMYATVRTESIRWLIPGQDQEHQE from the exons ATGAGGCAAAGGAGAGACATGTCTTGGACTTTGGCACCTGTGATGCAGAAACTGATGGTGAATGCAGTACGCGGGGTATTGTTTCATCTTTATCTCATCTTGGGTCTCCTACTCGAGCAAATAATAGATCCACCTGTAGTTCTGGAAGCGGTGCATTCTTCATCAGGAGAGGACTCTAATAGCACAGATAGTATGAAAACCCCAAAAGTGAATTGTGAGGAAAGAAACATTACAGGGATGACAAACTTCACACTACAAATCTTGAATATTTCCCA GGATTTAATGGAGTTCTTAAATCCAAATGGCAGTGACTGTACCTTAGTCCTGTTTTATACTCCTTGGTGTCGTTTCTCTGCCAGTCTAGCTCCTCATTTTAATTCTTTGCCCCGAGCTTTCCCAACTCTTCATTTCTTGGCATTGGATGCCTCTCAGCACAGCAGTCTGTCTACCAGGTTTGGAACTGTGGCTGTTCCTAACATCCTTCTTTTTCAAGGGGCTAAGCCCATGGCAAGATTTAACCATACAGATCGAACTCTGGAAACGCTGAAAGCtttcattttcaatcagacagGAATAGAGCCCAAGACCGATGTGGTGGTTACTGATGAAGATCAAGCTGGTCCCCTGCCTAGCACATTGACTAGAGGTGTAGATTGGCTTCTCTTATTTTCTTTACTGTTCCTTATCAGCTTCATCATGTATGCTACTGTTAGGACGGAGAGCATCCGGTGGTTAATACCTGGTCAAGATCAGGAACACCAGGAATGA